In one Columba livia isolate bColLiv1 breed racing homer chromosome 23, bColLiv1.pat.W.v2, whole genome shotgun sequence genomic region, the following are encoded:
- the FBXO47 gene encoding F-box only protein 47, whose amino-acid sequence MTSTTGPSYAPAPKPKSRRGGRRCRLRSNTSDTDPQSLSTLGYFQTLPLEIFQMVLNYLPVKDISMLSMVSKSISNRLINYISTPSGNRRLLWQDFHNQELPGKREGSCILEHYKSLGLLFKRCTLLLPTKDRLKYMHRILSEVSCFKLIGCPRPLHCLGLQCYGVFLQILTAGWDELECHRVFNFLCELSNLPRKVQIVVSSKPGSARKLELRIRLYCRSVLLNHWIHRSDSAFWLTRILKPWPMVNQARLLYIIFGPVSSLDGHVVWQKMIEGPTDETSLKGLADAIKLLYDTEAREWTADDVISLVDELSVVPREWLMENNARLLILSGNNICFTFMASKAVNGRAMELARLVVFLALVCEKDLYCMDWAVKMMQKVCKVFGTPGERNYFLQCVENAFAHLIMDTLQAVLSGGRDEEDSSFLNLFHLVNAQANFHKEILYLAMRSNSV is encoded by the exons ATGACGTCCACCACAGGGCCCAGCTACGCCCCGGCTCCCAAACCAAAATCGCGGCGCGGCGGCCGCCGCTGCCGACTCCGCAGCAACACCTCGGACACCGATCCCCAGTCTCTGTCCACACTCGGGTATTTTCAAACCCTCCCGCTAGAGATCTTTCAAATGGTGTTGAATTATCTGCCAG TGAAGGATATCAGCATGCTGAGCATGGTGTCGAAAAGCATCAGCAACCGCCTCATTAATTACATCTCAACCCCGTCAGGAAACCGAAGGCTCTTATGGCAAGACTTTCACAACCAGGAGCTACCTGGCAAGAGAGAAGGATCCTGTATTTTAGAGCACTACAAATCTCTAG GATTGCTGTTTAAGAGATGCACGCTCCTGCTCCCCACCAAAGACAGGCTCAAGTACATGCACAGGATTCTCTCTGAA GTTTCCTGTTTCAAACTTATTGGCTGCCCGAGGCCTCTGCATTGTTTAGGGCTACAGTGCTATGGGGTGTTTCTACAG ATCCTAACAGCAGGCTGGGATGAACTGGAGTGTCACCGCGTGTTCAACTTCCTCTGCGAGCTCAGCAATTTACCCCGTAAAGTGCAGATAGTTGTCAGCAGCAAACCGG GAAGTGCCCGAAAACTGGAGCTGCGCATCAGGTTGTACTGTCGCAGCGTCTTGTTGAACCACTGGATTCACCGAAGCGATTCTGCGTTTTGGTTGACTCGGATTTTAAAGCCGTGGCCCATGGTTAACCAAGCTCGGCTGCTGTACATCATCTTTGGGCCGGTGTCCTCTCTCGATG GGCACGTGGTTTGGCAGAAAATGATAGAAGGaccaacagatgagaccagccTGAAAGGTCTGGCAGACGCGATTAAACTGCTGTACGATACAGAAGCGAGGGAATGGACAGCAGACGACGTGATCAGCCTCGTGGATGAGCTCTCAG TTGTCCCCCGGGAGTGGCTCATGGAGAACAATGCTCGGCTGCTTATCCTGAGCGGGAACAACATCTGCTTCACGTTCATGGCCAGCAAAGCCGTGAACGGCCGAGCCATGGAGCTGGCCAGGCTCGTGGTCTTCCTGGCCTTG GTCTGCGAGAAGGACCTGTACTGCATGGACTGGGCTGTAAAAATGATGCAGAAGGTCTGCAAGGTTTTTGGCACCCCTGGCGAGAGGAACTACTTCCTGCAGTGCGTGGAGAACGCCTTCGCGCACTTGATCATGGACACGCTGCAGGCCGTGCTCTCCG GCGGTCGTGACGAAGAGGACAGCAGCTTTTTGAATCTGTTTCACCTCGTCAACGCACAGGCGAACTTCCATAAGGAAATTCTGTACCTGGCCATGAGAAGCAACAGCGTTTGA